In Halorhabdus tiamatea SARL4B, a genomic segment contains:
- a CDS encoding type IV pilin encodes MSFRKGRAVVCRAVSPVIGVILMVAITVILAAVIGTFVMNMGPSESGPDNARLEFENSTGWLSIVHDGGEALSLSEYRVEVEMSTGGLHQAGMDEHYSGSEMTAGDQWNIDYTSSVSPPDKHLGRTVNVGSIKEVRIIWESPSTTQTQLVDTWSP; translated from the coding sequence ATGTCATTTCGGAAGGGTAGAGCGGTGGTGTGTCGGGCCGTCTCGCCGGTGATCGGCGTCATTTTGATGGTCGCTATTACCGTGATTCTAGCGGCCGTTATCGGCACGTTCGTGATGAACATGGGTCCATCGGAGTCCGGGCCCGACAACGCACGGCTGGAATTCGAAAACTCTACGGGGTGGCTCAGCATCGTCCACGACGGTGGAGAGGCCCTGTCCCTGTCGGAGTATAGAGTCGAAGTCGAGATGAGTACAGGAGGACTACACCAGGCAGGGATGGACGAACACTACAGCGGTAGCGAGATGACTGCCGGCGATCAATGGAACATTGATTATACGAGCAGCGTCTCTCCCCCAGACAAACACCTTGGTAGAACCGTCAATGTAGGCTCGATCAAGGAAGTTCGAATCATCTGGGAGTCGCCCAGTACCACCCAAACCCAGCTAGTCGACACCTGGTCACCGTAA
- a CDS encoding DUF5814 domain-containing protein gives MAITDKIYIKNHRQLVSQLETSFPKSAFAGATLDVLFHGENLGKLDDATRDRVLDFAEDFMDCDCQSAPHCGHPEEKFVRYLLELRADGLGPDAIVDVMGDDYMLYAYPGDVLSFLDGAVRTLEAVESLADVEGETDAARQAQSRREQLL, from the coding sequence GTGGCGATCACGGACAAGATCTACATCAAGAACCACCGCCAGCTCGTCTCCCAGCTGGAGACATCGTTCCCGAAGAGTGCCTTCGCCGGCGCGACGCTGGACGTTCTCTTTCACGGCGAGAACCTGGGCAAGCTCGACGACGCGACCCGGGACCGCGTGCTGGATTTCGCCGAGGACTTCATGGACTGTGACTGCCAGTCGGCCCCCCACTGTGGTCACCCAGAGGAGAAGTTCGTCCGCTACCTCCTGGAGTTGCGCGCCGACGGCCTCGGCCCGGACGCCATCGTCGACGTGATGGGCGACGACTACATGCTGTATGCCTATCCCGGCGACGTCCTCTCGTTTCTCGACGGCGCGGTCCGGACGCTGGAAGCCGTCGAATCACTGGCGGACGTCGAGGGAGAGACGGACGCGGCCAGGCAGGCTCAAAGCAGGCGCGAGCAGTTGCTGTAG
- a CDS encoding ribbon-helix-helix protein, CopG family, with the protein MSNKNKTISFRVSEEKFETLREIAEERDISLSAVFRDYVDMLVDHSGKVEVIPEHKLNGGAESDDESFPPKVEVPKSFIREHERLELESDHLREQLEEYKRYVTKLREEVNGGEDIVLLEDLDGDDEEEESAYRIGEFDEPV; encoded by the coding sequence ATGAGCAACAAGAACAAGACCATCTCCTTTCGGGTCAGCGAGGAGAAGTTCGAGACCCTCCGGGAGATCGCCGAGGAGCGAGACATCTCGCTGTCGGCGGTCTTCCGGGATTACGTCGACATGCTCGTCGATCACAGCGGGAAAGTCGAAGTCATCCCGGAGCACAAACTCAACGGCGGGGCCGAGAGCGACGACGAGAGCTTCCCGCCCAAGGTCGAGGTCCCCAAGTCGTTCATCCGCGAGCACGAGCGCCTCGAACTCGAATCCGATCACCTCCGGGAGCAACTCGAGGAGTACAAACGCTACGTGACGAAGCTTCGGGAGGAGGTCAACGGCGGCGAGGACATCGTCCTGCTCGAGGATCTGGACGGCGACGACGAGGAGGAGGAATCCGCCTACCGGATCGGCGAGTTCGACGAGCCAGTCTAA